A genomic segment from Actinomyces lilanjuaniae encodes:
- a CDS encoding YaaA family protein has protein sequence MLILLPPSEGKTAPREGPALRLSTLLEAQELTGSRVQVMDTLARASARKDAAAVLGLGPRTLGEVQTNLRLETAACAPAYDLFTGVLYEAADLRGLGSQEGTHAVMDRHLIIISGLWGILRPTDRIPDHRLPIGSALPGLGRMAAYWRPRLQPVLETTAAGRVVVDCRSTAYASVWQPARSLLASAHSHLVRVAVVRTGPGGARQVFSHGAKRARGQLVGTLLRALSLGALNPQSSTSAVAEAAASMDVVRDVELSEPDRQGRQSLTLVTRH, from the coding sequence GTGCTCATCCTCCTTCCTCCCTCTGAAGGGAAGACCGCGCCCCGAGAGGGACCAGCCCTGAGGCTGTCTACTCTGCTGGAGGCGCAGGAACTCACTGGCTCCCGAGTACAGGTCATGGACACGCTCGCGCGAGCCAGCGCCCGCAAGGACGCTGCTGCCGTCCTCGGCCTGGGGCCCCGAACCCTCGGGGAGGTACAGACGAACTTGCGTCTTGAGACAGCCGCCTGCGCTCCGGCCTACGACCTGTTCACCGGAGTCCTCTACGAGGCCGCAGACCTGCGGGGACTCGGGAGCCAGGAGGGTACCCACGCGGTCATGGACAGGCACCTCATCATCATCTCCGGCCTGTGGGGAATCCTGCGACCCACAGACCGGATTCCTGACCACCGGCTCCCCATAGGCTCGGCGCTTCCCGGGCTGGGCCGAATGGCAGCCTACTGGCGGCCGCGGCTACAACCTGTCCTGGAGACCACTGCCGCTGGCAGGGTCGTCGTGGACTGCCGCTCCACGGCCTACGCCTCGGTCTGGCAGCCTGCCAGGTCCCTCCTGGCCTCGGCACACAGCCACCTGGTCCGGGTGGCTGTCGTACGGACCGGACCGGGTGGTGCCCGCCAGGTGTTCTCCCACGGCGCCAAACGAGCACGTGGGCAGCTTGTGGGGACGCTGCTGCGCGCTCTGTCCTTAGGCGCCCTGAACCCGCAGAGCAGTACCAGCGCGGTCGCTGAGGCCGCTGCCAGCATGGACGTAGTCCGCGACGTGGAGCTGAGCGAGCCGGACAGGCAGGGCCGACAGTCGCTGACTCTCGTCACGCGGCACTGA
- the ppgK gene encoding polyphosphate--glucose phosphotransferase, whose protein sequence is MSTDIAIGVDVGGSGIKAAPVDLGTGEFTAERLRVATPQPATPDAVADVVSRLVTSFDLPAEVPVGVAVPAPVKRGVVAFMANLDPSWAGTDARALMAQVLGRQATVVNDADAAGYAEALYGAAREVQGLAIVTTLGTGIGSALVMNGVLVPGTELGHLEIDGYDAEKRASSAVRERKDMSWRKWARRLQRYYSHLEMLFSPDVFVVGGGVSRKHEKFLPLLDLTTPIVPASLLNRAGIVGAAALAASTRSSV, encoded by the coding sequence ATGAGCACAGATATCGCTATCGGCGTCGATGTCGGCGGATCCGGTATCAAGGCCGCTCCCGTGGACCTGGGCACCGGTGAGTTCACCGCTGAGCGTCTGCGTGTGGCCACGCCCCAGCCTGCCACCCCGGATGCGGTGGCCGACGTGGTCTCCCGCCTCGTCACCAGCTTTGACCTACCCGCAGAAGTGCCCGTGGGGGTCGCGGTACCGGCTCCGGTCAAGCGCGGGGTCGTCGCCTTCATGGCCAACCTCGACCCCTCCTGGGCTGGGACCGACGCCAGGGCGCTGATGGCCCAGGTCCTGGGCCGCCAGGCCACAGTCGTCAACGACGCCGACGCTGCCGGCTACGCGGAGGCTCTTTACGGAGCGGCCAGGGAGGTGCAGGGCCTGGCCATCGTCACGACCCTGGGTACCGGAATTGGTTCTGCCCTGGTCATGAACGGCGTGCTCGTCCCCGGCACGGAGCTGGGACACCTGGAGATCGACGGCTACGACGCGGAGAAACGTGCCTCTTCCGCAGTCAGAGAGAGAAAGGACATGTCCTGGAGGAAGTGGGCCAGACGCCTGCAGCGGTACTACTCCCACCTAGAGATGCTCTTCAGCCCCGATGTGTTCGTCGTCGGCGGCGGAGTGTCTCGCAAGCACGAGAAGTTCCTTCCGCTCCTGGATCTCACGACGCCGATCGTGCCGGCCAGCCTGCTCAACCGTGCCGGCATCGTGGGCGCGGCCGCCCTGGCGGCATCGACACGGTCCTCGGTCTAG
- the map gene encoding type I methionyl aminopeptidase, giving the protein MMAPTTSHLADRAPRGTLVPGTLGPQRPVPDTIPRPEYLFHDGPEQVTAAEVKDAETVERIRAAGRLAAQALATAADAIAPGVTTDELDRIAHEFLCDHGAYPSCLGYMGFPKSICTSVNEVICHGIPDSTVLSEGDIINLDVTAYYDGVHGDTNATYPVGEVDEESALLIERTRAAMDRGIKAARPGREVNVIGRVIESYARRFDYGVVRDYTGHGVGEAFHSGLIIPHYDAAPLYDDVIEVGMVFTVEPMLTLGDIEWRQWEDGWTVVTADRSRTAQFEHTVVITDTGAEVLTLPA; this is encoded by the coding sequence ATGATGGCACCTACGACCTCCCACCTGGCTGACCGGGCACCACGCGGCACCCTCGTGCCCGGGACCCTCGGCCCGCAGCGTCCCGTCCCTGACACGATCCCGCGACCCGAGTACCTGTTCCACGACGGACCCGAGCAGGTGACCGCCGCCGAGGTCAAGGACGCCGAGACCGTGGAGCGCATCCGTGCTGCCGGCCGCCTTGCTGCCCAGGCACTGGCTACCGCCGCCGACGCGATCGCCCCCGGCGTCACCACCGACGAGCTGGACCGGATCGCCCACGAGTTCCTCTGTGACCACGGCGCCTACCCCTCCTGCCTGGGCTACATGGGCTTCCCCAAGTCCATCTGCACCTCGGTCAACGAGGTGATCTGCCACGGCATCCCCGACTCCACGGTCCTGTCCGAAGGCGACATCATCAACCTGGACGTCACGGCCTACTACGACGGGGTCCACGGGGACACCAACGCCACCTACCCGGTGGGCGAGGTCGACGAGGAGTCCGCACTGCTCATCGAGCGCACGCGAGCCGCCATGGACAGGGGGATCAAGGCCGCCCGCCCGGGGCGCGAGGTCAATGTCATCGGCAGGGTCATCGAGTCCTACGCCCGCCGCTTCGACTACGGCGTGGTGCGCGACTACACCGGACACGGCGTGGGCGAGGCGTTCCACTCCGGTCTCATCATCCCCCACTACGACGCCGCTCCCCTCTACGACGACGTCATTGAGGTCGGCATGGTCTTCACCGTCGAGCCGATGCTCACCCTGGGAGACATCGAGTGGAGACAGTGGGAGGATGGGTGGACGGTGGTCACTGCCGACCGCTCGCGCACCGCCCAGTTCGAGCACACCGTAGTGATCACGGACACCGGCGCGGAGGTTCTCACCCTCCCGGCCTGA
- a CDS encoding histidine phosphatase family protein, protein MAKIHLVRHGRTVLNEQRRTQGACDSPLTRQGRAGAVMCRDYLAGTSLTAAYTSPQGRAMETSEILLQAHPGLVATRLSGLREYNYGHYDGGPDAQMHAALPVDRHLPGVLAGTHPGAPGGIHARDYLADMDGALARILSDLQAQAAVAGADPEVLVVSHGMTITILALRWLGTQAVQALVARPLANCSVTTVKVDPGAPDGAPELLAWGEDPGRQGVTFQVGDMSEFLDAVVPAPLDLSRPEGL, encoded by the coding sequence GTGGCGAAGATTCACCTGGTCCGTCATGGCCGTACCGTCCTCAACGAGCAGCGTCGTACTCAGGGCGCGTGCGACTCGCCCCTGACCAGGCAGGGGCGCGCAGGCGCCGTTATGTGCCGTGACTACCTGGCTGGGACATCGCTGACAGCGGCCTACACCAGCCCCCAGGGCAGGGCGATGGAGACCTCGGAGATTCTTCTGCAGGCCCACCCCGGGCTCGTCGCAACCCGGCTCAGCGGCCTGCGGGAGTACAACTACGGCCACTACGACGGGGGACCGGACGCCCAGATGCACGCCGCTCTCCCGGTAGACCGGCACCTGCCCGGTGTCCTGGCCGGAACCCACCCCGGGGCACCGGGCGGCATCCATGCCCGTGACTACCTTGCGGACATGGACGGCGCGCTGGCGCGCATCCTGTCCGACTTGCAGGCACAGGCGGCAGTGGCGGGGGCGGATCCGGAGGTCCTAGTGGTCTCCCACGGCATGACCATCACGATCCTGGCCCTGCGGTGGCTGGGGACCCAGGCGGTCCAGGCCCTCGTTGCCAGGCCCTTGGCCAACTGCTCGGTGACCACGGTCAAAGTCGATCCTGGCGCTCCCGACGGTGCTCCTGAGCTGCTCGCCTGGGGGGAGGACCCCGGCCGCCAGGGTGTGACCTTCCAGGTAGGTGACATGAGCGAGTTCCTGGACGCCGTGGTTCCTGCTCCGCTGGACCTGTCCAGGCCGGAGGGGCTGTAG
- the panB gene encoding 3-methyl-2-oxobutanoate hydroxymethyltransferase, translated as MVSSASSGPGGARGRVRVHHLAQAKERGDKIVMLTAYDAVTARILDAAGTDVLLVGDSVGNVALGYDSTIPVTLDEMVVATRAVASAASRALVVADLPFGTYEAGPQQALASAVRLVKAGAQAVKLEGGVSRVSSVRALTEAGIPVVGHLGFTPQSVNALGGYRVQGRGQEAADRLVADARALAEAGAVALVLEMVPAPVADRLTRSVTAPTIGIGAGPGTDGQVLVWTDMAGVSEWSPRFARQFGHVGDALKEAAQDYGRAVREISFPAPEHTFDA; from the coding sequence ATGGTGTCTTCAGCCTCCTCCGGCCCGGGTGGTGCCCGGGGCCGCGTCCGTGTTCACCACCTGGCCCAGGCCAAGGAGCGTGGCGACAAGATTGTCATGCTCACCGCCTATGACGCCGTGACCGCCAGGATCCTTGACGCGGCCGGCACCGACGTGCTCCTGGTGGGGGACTCCGTGGGTAACGTGGCCCTGGGGTACGACTCCACCATCCCGGTGACTCTGGACGAGATGGTGGTCGCGACTCGCGCGGTCGCCAGCGCGGCCTCACGCGCCCTGGTGGTGGCCGACCTGCCGTTCGGCACCTACGAGGCCGGGCCCCAGCAGGCTCTGGCCAGTGCCGTGCGCCTGGTGAAGGCGGGTGCCCAGGCGGTTAAGCTGGAGGGGGGCGTCTCCCGGGTGTCCTCCGTGCGTGCACTGACCGAGGCGGGTATCCCGGTGGTGGGGCACCTGGGCTTCACACCGCAGTCGGTCAACGCCCTGGGCGGCTACCGGGTCCAGGGGCGCGGCCAGGAGGCAGCCGACCGCCTAGTGGCCGATGCCCGGGCTCTGGCTGAGGCTGGCGCGGTGGCACTCGTCCTGGAGATGGTGCCCGCGCCGGTGGCGGACAGGCTGACTCGCAGTGTCACGGCTCCCACCATCGGGATCGGCGCAGGTCCCGGAACAGACGGCCAGGTCCTGGTGTGGACGGACATGGCGGGCGTGAGCGAGTGGTCCCCCCGCTTCGCCAGGCAGTTCGGCCACGTCGGCGATGCACTCAAGGAGGCTGCGCAGGACTACGGCAGGGCGGTGCGCGAGATCTCGTTCCCCGCGCCGGAGCATACCTTCGACGCCTGA
- a CDS encoding glutamine synthetase family protein → MDKQQEYVLRAIEERDIRFVRLWFTDVSGRLKSVAIAPAEVEGAFEEGIGFDGSAIEGLTRVFESDMLLAPDPSTFQMLPWRDGANGVARMFCDVLTPDGEPARTDPRAVLERQVARVAEAGFTCYIHPEIEFYLVNRDSEGRIRPTDEAGYFDHVPGGTAHDFRRRAILMLEQMGISVEFSHHEGGPGQNEIDLRFADALSMADNIMTFRAVVEEVALQEGSVATFMPKPFPKEFGSGMHTHFSLFEGEHNAFFDPAGQYQLSATGRSFIAGLLHHAAEITAVTNQHVNSYKRLWGGDEAPSYVCWGHNNRSALVRVPMHKPGKAQSVRVEYRGIDSSANPYLAYAVILAAGLKGIEEGYELPPEAEDDVWALSDVERRALGIHALPTSLKSAVAAMQHSDLVADTFGEDSFEYFIRNKRREYQAYDAQVTDFEISQFFPRS, encoded by the coding sequence ATGGACAAGCAGCAGGAGTACGTTCTGCGAGCGATCGAGGAGCGGGACATCCGTTTTGTGAGGTTGTGGTTCACTGACGTCTCCGGTCGGCTCAAGTCGGTGGCCATTGCCCCGGCGGAGGTCGAGGGGGCTTTTGAGGAGGGGATCGGCTTCGACGGCTCGGCGATCGAGGGGCTCACCCGTGTCTTCGAGTCCGACATGCTGCTGGCCCCCGACCCCTCGACATTCCAGATGCTGCCGTGGAGGGACGGGGCCAACGGTGTGGCCCGGATGTTCTGTGACGTACTGACCCCCGATGGGGAGCCTGCCCGCACCGATCCTCGGGCGGTGCTGGAGCGGCAGGTCGCCCGGGTGGCAGAGGCGGGATTCACCTGCTACATCCACCCCGAGATCGAGTTCTACCTGGTCAACCGGGACTCTGAGGGGAGAATCCGTCCCACCGACGAGGCCGGCTATTTTGACCACGTGCCCGGAGGCACCGCCCACGACTTCCGGCGCCGTGCCATCCTCATGCTGGAGCAGATGGGGATCTCAGTGGAATTCTCCCACCACGAGGGAGGTCCGGGGCAGAACGAGATCGACCTGCGCTTTGCCGACGCCTTGTCCATGGCGGACAACATCATGACCTTCAGGGCAGTTGTGGAGGAGGTTGCCCTCCAGGAAGGGTCGGTGGCCACCTTTATGCCCAAGCCGTTCCCTAAAGAGTTCGGCTCCGGCATGCACACCCACTTCTCCCTGTTCGAGGGAGAGCACAATGCCTTCTTCGACCCGGCTGGCCAGTACCAGCTCTCCGCCACCGGGCGTTCCTTTATCGCGGGCCTGCTCCACCACGCCGCAGAGATCACAGCGGTGACCAACCAGCACGTCAACTCCTACAAGCGCCTGTGGGGCGGGGACGAGGCTCCCAGCTACGTGTGCTGGGGGCACAACAACAGGTCCGCGCTGGTGCGCGTGCCCATGCACAAGCCGGGCAAGGCACAGTCAGTACGGGTGGAGTACCGGGGTATCGACTCCTCTGCCAACCCGTACCTGGCCTACGCTGTCATCCTGGCTGCCGGGCTCAAGGGGATTGAGGAGGGTTACGAGCTGCCGCCGGAGGCGGAGGACGACGTGTGGGCGCTGTCCGACGTCGAGCGCAGGGCACTGGGCATCCACGCTCTGCCGACCTCCCTGAAGAGTGCCGTGGCCGCGATGCAGCACTCCGACCTGGTCGCTGACACCTTTGGCGAGGACAGCTTCGAGTACTTCATCCGCAATAAGCGTCGCGAGTACCAGGCCTACGACGCCCAGGTGACCGACTTCGAGATCAGCCAGTTCTTCCCGCGCTCCTGA
- a CDS encoding bifunctional [glutamine synthetase] adenylyltransferase/[glutamine synthetase]-adenylyl-L-tyrosine phosphorylase, giving the protein MTGRVGGRPPSARVRLLRAGFADPVRAAVLLADPVLADYLPATGPAEHPLPGPYPPGARDLAEPDARHEALLTAMSDTADPDLALLALVRLAQACTRYSQLPGAVAGHGSGRVDSRHEPARLLRRLLAGGAEASGGREEQDGGEQDRARADSGDRTEANPAPGDVEAGALGEHRRRLLAVLGHSQALGDFLVSHPERLTALAPARAWQVAAQPTTRQLLRQAVTDVLGARSPRCPGPDSATLLRATAALRCAYRDRLLTIVADDLTCEQPVDHVAVVGARMAELADAALDAGLLVARAAVGPRADSVALAVIAMGKTGACELNYVSDVDVIYVVGAPGSQEAGRGARVTSDGNDGDPSPGAPLSEEAGAPLSEEELVSVGTQVATELARVVSATAAEPPLWPLDTALRPEGKDGALVRTLDSHLVYYQRWAASWEFQALLKARPSAGDRQLGAAYVEAVSALVWEATRRENFVEDARAMRRRVERESAPQGERDRRIKLGPGGLRDVEFTVQLLQLVHGRSDTSLRVRGTLEALEVLGRGGYVARQDAAAMSDCYKALRLLEHRSQLYRLRRTHDLPSREEDLRRIGRGLHRHVADTESLWTVFRGLRRRVRALHEEIYYRPLLGAAASLSADEMALSPQAARERLAAFGYVDAEGALRHIQALTEGVSRRAAIQRQLLPVIIGWMGQGADPDFGLLSFRRLSEAVGGSHWYLAMLRDSPVAARRLCHVLSCAHWVCERLSELPEAIAWLDDDDELLPRRQEALYEETVSVLRRRPLTGPDEAALERQALEAVQAVVRVRAREEVRASLADCLDAISPERTSTILTGATDAVLAGALCVATGLVIALREGASAVAQGPSSSLQWPTALAEHAIIAMGRLGGLEVGYASDADVLFVHRSRPGADEAQAAQEADAVARWTVRLLAAARPHPLEVDTGLRPEGRQGPMSRSLDSYADYYGRWAAVWERQALLRARACAGDSELGRAFEDLVAGLRWAEGGLSGQERREIRRIKARMETERLPRAVDPARHLKLGPGGLSDVEWCAQVLQLAHADQVEELRTTSTLAALRAAAAADLLDTEDAACLTTAWLLASRLRAAIVLGTGRTSVPRREVLPDAIREIRLVGRLIGLEGGHERELEDLYRRSARHARAVTERILFGGSSGSTTAATSRAVARRRPRRGAGGASARAVLGRDATTPERGSLRGTGVKETRASGGRPVSSWRRRPGPGGRVGEGPYPWS; this is encoded by the coding sequence GTGACAGGAAGGGTGGGCGGACGCCCGCCCTCGGCCCGTGTGCGTCTTCTGCGCGCAGGGTTCGCCGACCCCGTCAGAGCCGCTGTGCTCCTGGCAGACCCGGTCCTGGCGGACTACCTTCCTGCTACGGGTCCTGCTGAGCATCCTCTCCCAGGACCGTACCCGCCGGGTGCGCGCGACCTCGCCGAGCCTGACGCCCGTCATGAGGCGCTCCTGACGGCAATGTCGGACACGGCCGACCCGGATCTGGCCCTGCTGGCACTGGTCCGGCTCGCCCAGGCCTGCACCCGTTACAGCCAGTTGCCCGGTGCCGTCGCGGGGCACGGGTCGGGGCGCGTGGACAGCAGGCATGAGCCCGCCCGCCTGCTGCGTCGGCTTCTGGCCGGAGGCGCCGAGGCTAGCGGGGGGCGTGAGGAGCAGGACGGGGGAGAGCAGGACCGAGCCAGAGCCGACAGCGGGGACAGGACCGAGGCCAACCCGGCTCCTGGGGACGTGGAGGCGGGAGCGCTCGGGGAGCACCGGCGTCGGCTCCTCGCGGTCCTTGGGCACTCCCAGGCCCTGGGTGACTTCCTGGTCTCCCACCCTGAGCGACTGACGGCCCTGGCCCCAGCCAGGGCGTGGCAGGTAGCAGCACAGCCCACGACCCGCCAGCTGTTGCGCCAGGCTGTGACAGACGTGCTGGGCGCCCGGTCCCCGAGGTGTCCGGGTCCCGACAGCGCGACCCTTTTGCGCGCCACTGCCGCGCTGAGGTGCGCCTACCGGGACCGGCTGCTGACGATCGTCGCAGACGACCTGACGTGTGAACAGCCAGTTGACCACGTCGCAGTCGTGGGTGCTCGTATGGCTGAGCTGGCTGACGCGGCCCTGGATGCCGGGCTGCTCGTGGCAAGGGCGGCTGTCGGGCCACGGGCAGACAGCGTGGCCCTGGCGGTTATCGCCATGGGGAAGACAGGTGCGTGCGAACTGAACTACGTCTCTGACGTCGACGTTATCTACGTGGTGGGTGCCCCCGGCTCGCAGGAGGCCGGTCGTGGTGCTCGTGTCACCAGCGACGGCAACGATGGGGATCCCAGCCCTGGCGCGCCCCTGAGCGAGGAGGCTGGCGCGCCCCTGAGCGAGGAGGAACTGGTCTCGGTCGGCACCCAGGTCGCCACCGAGCTGGCGCGGGTCGTGTCAGCCACTGCTGCGGAGCCTCCCCTGTGGCCGCTGGACACGGCACTGCGTCCGGAGGGAAAGGACGGCGCGCTGGTACGTACACTGGACTCCCACCTGGTCTACTACCAGCGGTGGGCGGCCTCCTGGGAGTTCCAGGCTCTGCTGAAGGCTCGTCCCAGCGCCGGGGACCGTCAGCTGGGGGCGGCCTACGTGGAGGCGGTGTCCGCCCTGGTGTGGGAGGCCACGCGCAGGGAGAACTTCGTGGAGGACGCCCGGGCTATGCGCCGACGCGTGGAGAGAGAGTCCGCTCCGCAGGGAGAACGGGACCGGCGTATCAAGCTGGGTCCTGGAGGACTGCGGGACGTGGAGTTCACCGTCCAGCTCCTCCAGCTGGTCCATGGTCGCTCGGACACCTCCCTGCGTGTGCGTGGCACCCTGGAGGCCCTGGAGGTCCTGGGTCGGGGCGGTTACGTCGCTCGGCAGGACGCGGCAGCCATGAGCGACTGCTACAAGGCGCTGCGTCTGCTGGAGCACCGCAGCCAGCTCTACCGCCTGCGCCGTACCCACGACCTTCCCTCCCGTGAGGAGGACCTGCGCCGTATCGGGCGAGGTCTGCACCGTCACGTGGCTGACACGGAGTCTCTGTGGACGGTCTTTCGTGGACTGAGGCGGCGGGTGCGCGCCCTTCACGAGGAGATCTACTACCGGCCGCTGCTGGGCGCCGCCGCGTCCCTGAGCGCCGATGAGATGGCGCTGAGCCCTCAGGCCGCCCGCGAGCGCCTGGCTGCCTTCGGCTACGTCGACGCTGAGGGCGCCCTGCGCCATATCCAGGCTCTTACCGAGGGCGTGAGCCGTCGGGCTGCCATCCAGCGACAGCTGCTGCCGGTCATCATAGGCTGGATGGGGCAGGGGGCGGACCCGGACTTCGGGCTGCTGTCGTTTCGCCGTCTCTCCGAGGCCGTGGGCGGCTCCCACTGGTACCTGGCGATGCTGCGCGACTCCCCGGTGGCGGCTCGCAGGCTGTGCCACGTCCTGTCCTGCGCCCACTGGGTCTGTGAACGCCTGTCGGAGCTTCCGGAGGCCATCGCCTGGCTTGACGACGATGACGAGCTGCTTCCTCGGCGGCAGGAGGCCCTGTATGAGGAGACTGTTTCCGTCTTGCGCCGACGTCCTCTGACCGGTCCCGACGAGGCGGCCCTGGAGAGGCAGGCCCTGGAGGCGGTCCAGGCCGTGGTCAGGGTGCGCGCCCGGGAGGAGGTGCGCGCCTCGCTGGCTGACTGCCTGGATGCGATCAGCCCTGAGCGCACGTCCACGATTCTCACCGGTGCCACGGACGCCGTCCTGGCAGGTGCCCTGTGCGTGGCCACCGGACTGGTGATAGCGCTGCGTGAGGGAGCGTCCGCCGTGGCACAGGGGCCCAGCTCCTCCCTGCAGTGGCCAACGGCGCTGGCTGAGCACGCGATCATTGCCATGGGTCGGCTAGGGGGCTTGGAGGTGGGGTACGCCTCAGACGCTGACGTCCTCTTCGTGCATCGGTCACGTCCTGGCGCTGACGAGGCCCAGGCGGCCCAGGAGGCGGACGCGGTCGCACGCTGGACCGTCCGGCTGCTGGCGGCTGCCAGGCCCCACCCACTAGAGGTTGACACAGGTCTACGGCCAGAGGGGCGTCAGGGGCCTATGAGCCGGTCCCTGGACTCCTACGCGGACTACTACGGGCGGTGGGCGGCCGTCTGGGAGAGGCAGGCGCTGCTGCGAGCACGGGCTTGCGCCGGTGACAGCGAGCTCGGTCGGGCCTTTGAGGACCTTGTGGCCGGGCTGCGCTGGGCTGAGGGTGGTCTGAGCGGACAGGAACGGCGGGAGATCCGGCGCATTAAGGCGCGGATGGAGACCGAGAGGCTACCGCGGGCTGTGGACCCGGCTCGCCACCTCAAGCTGGGTCCAGGAGGCCTCAGTGACGTGGAGTGGTGCGCCCAGGTCCTCCAGCTGGCTCACGCCGACCAGGTCGAGGAGCTGCGTACCACCTCGACACTGGCAGCCCTGCGGGCGGCTGCGGCTGCCGACCTGCTTGACACCGAGGACGCGGCATGCCTGACTACCGCGTGGCTCCTTGCCAGCAGGCTGCGGGCGGCGATTGTGCTAGGGACCGGGCGGACTAGCGTGCCCAGGCGCGAGGTCTTGCCGGACGCGATCCGGGAGATCCGTCTGGTGGGGAGGCTGATCGGTTTGGAGGGCGGCCACGAGCGTGAGCTGGAGGACCTCTACCGTCGGAGTGCCCGCCACGCCCGGGCCGTGACGGAGAGGATCCTTTTTGGTGGCTCCAGTGGTAGTACCACCGCTGCGACCAGCAGGGCCGTGGCCCGTCGGAGGCCTCGCAGGGGCGCGGGGGGCGCCTCCGCCCGGGCCGTGCTCGGTCGGGACGCGACGACCCCGGAGAGAGGCAGCCTGCGGGGGACGGGGGTTAAGGAGACGAGGGCCTCGGGCGGCCGACCTGTCTCGTCGTGGCGGCGAAGACCGGGGCCAGGCGGACGCGTCGGTGAGGGACCCTACCCGTGGAGCTGA
- a CDS encoding histidine phosphatase family protein, whose product MNLLLVRHGRTIGNVMNALDTGFPGNPLDDVGVAQAADLPGRLEAAGWLGKITTLWVSPILRARQTVAPVEEATGLEAQVRSGLREVLAGDLEMRTDVRSMRCYKDTTRSWMVGRTAARVPGSPEDGADTFARFDTVITEVAAQTPPAATALLVAHGTVLRLWTALAASQAAGVDPAWVAHTPMDNTAMSVVEGSPHQGWRLMSWNDGQWRAKEA is encoded by the coding sequence GTGAATCTTCTTCTTGTCCGCCACGGTCGTACGATCGGCAACGTCATGAACGCCCTGGACACGGGGTTCCCCGGCAACCCGCTGGACGACGTAGGGGTGGCGCAGGCCGCTGACCTGCCCGGGAGGCTGGAGGCAGCCGGGTGGCTGGGTAAGATCACCACGCTGTGGGTGTCTCCTATCCTGCGGGCACGTCAGACGGTCGCTCCGGTGGAGGAGGCGACGGGCCTGGAGGCACAGGTCCGCAGCGGGCTGCGAGAAGTCCTGGCAGGTGACCTGGAGATGCGCACCGACGTGCGGTCGATGCGCTGCTACAAGGACACGACTCGCTCGTGGATGGTGGGACGTACTGCTGCTCGTGTTCCCGGGTCCCCGGAGGACGGTGCGGACACCTTTGCCCGCTTTGACACCGTCATCACGGAGGTCGCAGCGCAGACACCACCAGCCGCGACGGCGCTCCTGGTTGCTCACGGGACCGTCCTGCGCCTGTGGACCGCCTTGGCTGCTAGCCAGGCAGCAGGAGTGGACCCGGCCTGGGTGGCTCACACTCCCATGGACAACACGGCAATGAGCGTCGTTGAGGGCAGCCCGCACCAAGGGTGGCGGCTTATGAGCTGGAACGACGGCCAGTGGCGGGCCAAGGAGGCGTGA
- a CDS encoding amino acid ABC transporter ATP-binding protein produces MEITGLHKFFGELHVLRGVNLTVEPGSVTVLVGPSGSGKSTLLRCINELEQIDAGRVRVDGELMGMREVVRNGRVRLHALPDRVRAAQRARIGMVFQRFNLFPHMTALGNVMEAPVHVRKVPKTQARQRGIELLERVGLADRVDHYPAQLSGGQQQRVAIARALAMDPELMLFDEPTSALDPELVGEVLAVMKDLARSGMTMVVVTHEMGFAREVGDQLVFMDGGVVCESGSPAQVLDAPQAQRTRAFLSSVL; encoded by the coding sequence GTGGAGATCACCGGTCTGCACAAGTTCTTCGGCGAGCTGCACGTACTGCGCGGTGTGAACCTGACTGTGGAGCCGGGGTCTGTCACCGTCCTCGTAGGCCCCTCAGGCTCAGGAAAGTCCACGCTGCTGCGCTGCATCAACGAGCTGGAGCAGATCGACGCCGGGCGCGTCAGGGTCGACGGTGAGCTCATGGGCATGCGTGAGGTGGTCAGGAACGGCCGGGTACGACTCCATGCCCTGCCGGACCGGGTCCGGGCCGCCCAACGGGCCAGGATCGGCATGGTCTTCCAACGCTTCAACCTATTCCCCCACATGACGGCACTGGGTAACGTCATGGAGGCACCGGTCCACGTCAGGAAGGTCCCCAAGACCCAGGCTCGGCAGCGCGGCATCGAGCTCCTGGAACGGGTGGGTCTGGCTGACCGTGTCGACCACTACCCCGCCCAGCTCTCCGGTGGCCAGCAGCAGCGGGTAGCCATCGCCCGTGCCTTGGCTATGGACCCCGAGCTGATGCTCTTCGACGAGCCGACCTCGGCCCTGGACCCCGAGCTCGTCGGTGAGGTCCTGGCCGTGATGAAGGACCTGGCGCGCTCGGGGATGACAATGGTGGTGGTGACGCACGAGATGGGCTTCGCCCGGGAGGTCGGTGACCAGCTGGTCTTCATGGACGGCGGGGTCGTGTGCGAATCCGGATCTCCGGCACAGGTGCTGGACGCGCCTCAGGCTCAGCGGACGCGGGCCTTCCTGTCCTCAGTGCTGTGA